Proteins encoded together in one Rossellomorea sp. y25 window:
- a CDS encoding cyclase family protein — translation MKIYDVTAPIFNGMPVYKNKPEKQPTIDTNTNGHVTESRISMDVHTGTHVDAPLHMINDGETIETIDIEQLVRPVKVFDLTKVDEKISLKDIEELDIEENDFILFKTKNSWDTEFNFEFIYVAEDAAAHLADKKISGVGIDALGIERAQEGHPTHRSLMGSGVIIMEGLQLKDIEAGQYFMVAAPLKIENTDASPARVLLFDELIG, via the coding sequence ATGAAAATTTATGATGTAACAGCTCCAATCTTTAACGGAATGCCGGTTTATAAGAACAAACCGGAAAAACAACCTACCATCGACACAAATACGAATGGTCATGTAACAGAGTCCCGCATCTCAATGGATGTTCATACAGGAACACATGTTGATGCTCCACTTCACATGATCAACGACGGTGAAACAATCGAAACCATCGATATCGAACAGCTCGTTCGTCCTGTAAAAGTTTTTGATTTAACAAAGGTCGATGAGAAAATCAGTCTTAAAGATATCGAAGAATTAGATATTGAAGAAAATGACTTCATTCTCTTCAAAACGAAGAATTCATGGGATACCGAATTCAACTTTGAATTCATTTATGTGGCAGAAGATGCAGCAGCGCACCTTGCAGACAAGAAAATCTCAGGTGTTGGAATCGACGCTCTGGGTATTGAAAGAGCACAGGAAGGCCACCCCACTCACCGCAGCTTAATGGGAAGCGGCGTTATCATCATGGAGGGACTTCAACTGAAAGACATTGAAGCAGGCCAATACTTCATGGTTGCCGCTCCACTTAAAATCGAAAACACCGATGCGTCACCTGCACGTGTGTTGTTATTTGATGAATTGATTGGCTGA
- the namA gene encoding NADPH dehydrogenase NamA, whose translation MNAKLFQPYSLKDVELKNRIVMAPMCMYSSHNEDGKVENWHRTHYTSRAVGGVGLIIQEATAVTPQGRISPQDLGIWDDEHIEGLKELVGLIKEQGAKTGIQLAHAGRKAVLEGDILAPSAIPFNEEMKTPVEMTANDIKKTITAFIKGAERAKKAGFDVIEIHGAHGYLINEFLSPLSNKRTDEYGGSAENRYRFLHEVIDGIQQVWDGPLLVRVSAKDYHEEGLDVEDYVVFAQWMKEQGVDLIDVSSGALVPARIPVFPGYQVKLAETIKKEAKIDTGAVGLITTGIQAEEILQNERADLVLLARELLRDPYWARTAAKELGVEIEAPKQYDRGW comes from the coding sequence ATGAACGCAAAGCTATTTCAACCATATTCGCTTAAAGATGTAGAACTGAAGAATCGAATTGTAATGGCACCTATGTGCATGTATTCTTCCCATAACGAAGATGGAAAAGTCGAAAACTGGCATCGTACTCACTATACAAGCCGTGCAGTGGGTGGCGTCGGGCTCATCATTCAGGAAGCTACAGCTGTCACGCCCCAAGGAAGAATCTCCCCCCAAGATTTAGGGATTTGGGATGACGAACATATCGAAGGATTAAAAGAGTTAGTGGGCCTGATTAAGGAACAGGGCGCAAAGACCGGCATCCAGCTTGCTCACGCAGGAAGAAAAGCCGTCCTTGAAGGAGACATCCTTGCCCCATCTGCGATTCCATTTAATGAAGAGATGAAAACGCCCGTTGAAATGACGGCGAATGATATTAAAAAGACCATAACGGCATTCATCAAAGGTGCAGAAAGAGCGAAGAAAGCGGGATTTGATGTGATTGAAATTCATGGGGCACATGGATACCTCATCAACGAATTCCTGTCTCCGCTATCCAATAAACGTACCGACGAATACGGCGGATCAGCAGAAAACCGCTACCGCTTCCTTCATGAAGTCATTGATGGAATTCAACAAGTGTGGGACGGACCTCTCCTTGTTCGTGTTTCTGCCAAAGATTATCATGAAGAAGGATTGGACGTAGAAGACTATGTTGTGTTCGCCCAATGGATGAAAGAACAAGGAGTCGATTTAATCGACGTAAGCTCCGGTGCTCTTGTACCTGCGCGAATTCCAGTGTTCCCGGGCTATCAGGTGAAACTTGCCGAGACCATAAAAAAAGAAGCGAAGATCGATACAGGTGCAGTCGGACTGATTACAACAGGTATACAAGCCGAAGAAATTCTGCAAAACGAGCGTGCTGACCTCGTCTTACTTGCTCGTGAATTGCTTCGTGACCCATACTGGGCAAGAACGGCAGCCAAAGAGTTGGGTGTTGAGATTGAGGCGCCTAAGCAGTATGATCGCGGCTGGTAA
- the proC gene encoding pyrroline-5-carboxylate reductase, which produces MKTLFIGAGSMAYALMSGALKSGVLKNEKVHVTNRANQERLNEIVHEFGVRHVEHDSPYDVVILAMKPKDFHEAADSIKTHLSRNTMVISVLAGITMEHISDKLTFNGAIARAMPNTSAAMGKSATAVSFNRNLSDSQKEWTTTLFQSVGTAVEVAEEQLDLITALSGSGPAYIYYVAELLKNAAVELGLQEELAKSLVNQTIAGASAMLEESGLEARELRKNVTSPGGTTEAGITKLEDHQVREAFFQCVSSAKNRSEVLGKELKKQS; this is translated from the coding sequence ATGAAGACATTGTTTATTGGAGCAGGATCGATGGCTTACGCTTTAATGAGTGGAGCACTGAAATCAGGGGTCCTGAAGAATGAAAAAGTGCATGTTACCAATCGGGCCAACCAAGAGCGATTAAACGAAATCGTGCACGAATTCGGTGTGCGTCATGTAGAACATGATTCACCATACGACGTCGTCATTCTGGCCATGAAACCAAAAGACTTTCATGAGGCTGCAGATTCTATTAAGACCCACCTTTCAAGGAATACGATGGTCATTTCAGTTTTAGCAGGGATCACCATGGAACATATTAGCGACAAACTCACCTTTAACGGAGCCATTGCAAGAGCCATGCCCAATACGAGTGCTGCCATGGGAAAATCAGCTACGGCAGTATCGTTCAACCGGAACCTTTCTGACTCCCAGAAAGAATGGACGACAACACTATTTCAATCCGTCGGAACAGCAGTGGAAGTAGCGGAAGAACAATTAGACCTTATAACGGCCCTATCAGGCAGCGGTCCTGCTTATATCTACTATGTCGCGGAATTACTTAAGAATGCGGCAGTAGAGTTAGGTTTGCAGGAGGAACTCGCAAAAAGCCTCGTTAACCAAACGATTGCAGGGGCAAGTGCGATGCTGGAAGAATCCGGATTGGAAGCCCGGGAATTAAGGAAAAACGTGACCAGTCCAGGTGGAACGACTGAGGCAGGGATCACTAAATTGGAAGACCATCAGGTAAGAGAAGCGTTTTTCCAATGTGTCTCTTCAGCGAAAAACCGTTCTGAGGTACTTGGTAAAGAATTAAAGAAGCAGTCCTAA
- a CDS encoding DUF3221 domain-containing protein — translation MKKCLPVLIICFCFLFTGCGPSTSVSTSQASANFIGFVTQLESDQVLINDVWFSFNDQTLMKTDKDKKLHKDDIEIGKKVSVTFDGELQESYPRRASADQLVFLTDQQSKTEGSAVRLVMKDPRFSQVVIQSVEKNPTGLYSLRFKDLSIDRDVHVIVNVDNNRVIVPIHTSTK, via the coding sequence ATGAAGAAGTGTTTGCCTGTTCTGATCATTTGTTTCTGTTTTCTATTTACCGGTTGTGGTCCTTCAACATCTGTAAGTACATCTCAAGCCAGCGCAAATTTCATAGGCTTTGTCACCCAGCTTGAAAGCGATCAAGTGCTTATTAATGATGTTTGGTTTTCTTTCAATGACCAAACCCTCATGAAGACAGACAAAGATAAAAAACTACATAAAGATGACATAGAGATAGGCAAAAAAGTGAGTGTGACGTTTGATGGTGAGCTCCAGGAGTCCTACCCCCGAAGAGCTTCTGCAGATCAATTGGTTTTTCTGACGGATCAACAAAGTAAAACCGAGGGTAGTGCGGTCAGATTAGTCATGAAAGATCCCCGGTTTTCACAGGTGGTCATCCAATCCGTTGAAAAAAATCCCACCGGCTTATATTCATTACGATTCAAAGATCTTTCCATCGACAGAGATGTCCATGTCATTGTGAATGTGGACAATAACCGGGTGATTGTGCCCATACATACATCTACAAAATGA
- the zwf gene encoding glucose-6-phosphate dehydrogenase: MTLNNSTTPSSLITIFGATGDLAKRKLYPSLYHLFRKGKISKRFAVVGVARREWSNEEFQEHVKTSVHKALGSNENIDEFVSHFYYQPNDVSNSDSYKALKNLSDELDETYELEGNRIFYLAMAPEFFGTITEQLKNQGVTDTKGFQRLVIEKPFGHDLPSAEKLNSQIRESFSEDQIYRIDHYLGKEMVQNIEVIRFANAMFEPLWNNRYISNIQVTSSEELGVEDRGRYYEKSGALRDMVQNHLLQMVALLAMEPPIKLTTDEIRSEKVRVLRSLRPFEHEEVKDYFVRGQYGSGTTGNQDLPGYREADNVDDQSNTETYVAGKLMIDNFRWAGVPFYIRTGKRMETKSTKIVIQFKDIPMNLYYNPDKPLAPNLLVIHIQPEEGITLHLNVKKSGQNIETTPVKLNFANTSVDGMNTPEAYEKLLFDCLRGDATNFTHWDEVKLSWAFVDKISEVWEQTRDGEFPNYEAGSMGPKAADNLLAKDGFYWWPIANLDVDQC; this comes from the coding sequence ATGACATTGAATAATTCAACTACACCATCATCTCTCATTACGATTTTTGGGGCGACTGGTGATTTAGCAAAAAGAAAGCTTTATCCATCTCTTTATCACTTGTTCCGTAAAGGGAAAATCTCAAAGCGTTTTGCCGTTGTAGGGGTAGCTCGACGTGAATGGTCGAATGAAGAGTTTCAGGAACATGTAAAAACATCGGTACATAAAGCGTTAGGCAGCAACGAAAACATAGATGAGTTCGTCTCTCATTTCTACTATCAGCCGAATGATGTTTCAAACAGCGATTCTTACAAAGCGTTGAAGAATCTTTCTGATGAGCTGGATGAAACGTATGAACTAGAAGGGAATCGCATTTTCTACTTAGCGATGGCTCCTGAATTCTTCGGTACGATTACAGAACAGCTGAAGAATCAAGGTGTAACCGATACAAAAGGTTTCCAGCGACTTGTCATTGAAAAACCATTCGGTCACGACCTCCCTTCAGCCGAAAAACTGAACAGCCAAATCAGGGAATCATTCTCTGAGGACCAAATTTACCGTATCGACCACTATCTTGGGAAAGAAATGGTTCAGAACATCGAAGTCATCCGTTTCGCCAATGCGATGTTTGAACCCCTATGGAATAATCGTTACATCTCTAACATCCAGGTCACTTCCTCCGAAGAGCTGGGTGTTGAAGATCGTGGACGCTATTACGAAAAAAGTGGGGCTCTCCGCGATATGGTTCAAAACCATCTGCTTCAAATGGTTGCTTTACTTGCCATGGAGCCTCCGATCAAATTGACGACAGACGAAATCCGCAGCGAGAAAGTCCGTGTATTACGATCCCTGCGTCCGTTTGAACATGAAGAAGTGAAAGATTATTTCGTTCGAGGTCAATATGGTTCTGGAACAACCGGTAATCAGGATCTGCCAGGTTATCGCGAAGCAGACAACGTTGATGATCAATCCAATACCGAGACTTATGTTGCAGGAAAACTGATGATCGATAACTTCCGTTGGGCTGGGGTTCCGTTCTATATCCGCACAGGAAAGAGAATGGAAACAAAGTCAACGAAAATCGTCATTCAATTCAAAGATATTCCAATGAACCTGTATTACAATCCGGACAAGCCACTGGCACCGAATTTATTGGTGATTCACATTCAGCCTGAAGAAGGAATTACTCTGCACCTAAACGTGAAAAAATCCGGACAAAACATTGAAACGACTCCAGTAAAACTAAACTTTGCCAACACCAGTGTAGACGGGATGAACACGCCGGAAGCATACGAAAAGCTTCTATTCGATTGCCTGCGCGGGGATGCAACCAACTTCACTCATTGGGATGAAGTAAAGCTGTCCTGGGCATTCGTCGATAAGATCTCTGAAGTATGGGAACAAACGCGTGATGGAGAATTCCCGAACTACGAAGCAGGATCAATGGGTCCGAAAGCAGCCGACAACCTGCTGGCTAAAGATGGCTTCTACTGGTGGCCAATTGCGAATCTAGACGTAGACCAATGCTAA
- a CDS encoding glycosyltransferase, producing the protein MILLLLLLCAVLIVWIFIGMAVWRGVSTISSIDELSHRTSNGPLLSVIVPARNEEETITDSILSQLQQDYQQIQWILVNDRSTDGTTERLEELAEMDRRISVVHIDSLEKGWLGKNQALYKGYQVSEGELILFTDADVIFNDPSILTKAVSLLRTQKLDHLTLAPHIKSQSFWLKSFVAFFLFGFSFYKRPWKANDPSSKVGMGIGAFNLITRSAYEEIGTHEEIKHMPDDDLQLGVQLKKHHKKQFFLIALNSLEVEWYRSLKEAFNGLEKNTFAGLHYSMLLVLFAMFGVFSSTVLPFFTIFSMEPAIRIVSMLILLLIGITYLKVIKQMTKESPLLFLALPFTAMLFIYSIGRATLLTYKRGGIEWRGTVYSFKELKRKRK; encoded by the coding sequence ATGATCCTCCTACTACTTCTACTATGCGCTGTTCTTATTGTCTGGATTTTTATCGGGATGGCTGTGTGGAGGGGTGTATCTACCATCTCTTCCATTGATGAGCTTTCCCATAGAACAAGTAATGGACCACTCCTATCCGTGATTGTTCCAGCTAGAAATGAAGAAGAAACGATTACAGACAGCATTCTATCTCAGCTGCAGCAGGATTATCAACAGATCCAATGGATACTCGTCAATGATCGTTCAACGGACGGGACTACGGAAAGACTCGAAGAATTAGCCGAAATGGATAGGCGAATCAGCGTAGTTCATATCGACTCACTTGAAAAGGGATGGCTAGGGAAAAATCAGGCATTATATAAAGGGTATCAGGTATCAGAAGGAGAACTCATCCTTTTCACAGATGCCGACGTCATATTTAACGATCCGAGTATCCTGACAAAAGCAGTGTCCCTGCTTCGAACACAGAAGCTGGATCACCTGACACTGGCTCCACATATTAAATCACAATCCTTCTGGTTAAAAAGCTTCGTTGCTTTTTTCTTATTCGGTTTTTCTTTTTATAAGAGACCTTGGAAAGCAAATGATCCCTCTTCTAAGGTAGGGATGGGCATCGGCGCCTTCAATCTCATCACACGATCGGCTTATGAGGAGATCGGTACTCACGAGGAGATTAAGCATATGCCCGATGATGATCTGCAACTAGGGGTCCAGCTAAAGAAACACCATAAAAAGCAGTTCTTCCTCATCGCCCTTAATTCTCTAGAAGTGGAATGGTATCGTTCCTTGAAGGAAGCCTTCAACGGATTGGAAAAAAACACATTTGCGGGTCTGCATTATTCCATGCTTCTCGTTTTGTTTGCCATGTTTGGGGTCTTCTCCTCTACTGTGCTCCCTTTCTTCACGATTTTTTCAATGGAGCCGGCCATTCGAATCGTGAGTATGTTGATACTGCTTCTCATTGGCATCACGTATTTAAAGGTAATAAAGCAAATGACGAAGGAGTCTCCCCTCCTTTTTCTTGCGTTACCTTTCACCGCCATGTTATTTATCTATTCTATCGGACGAGCTACGTTATTAACCTATAAACGAGGCGGAATCGAATGGCGTGGAACAGTTTATTCGTTTAAGGAACTGAAGCGAAAAAGGAAGTAA
- the rnz gene encoding ribonuclease Z, with amino-acid sequence MELLFLGTGAGVPAKLRNVTSIALKLLEERGAVWLFDCGEATQHQILHTSLKPRRIEKIFITHLHGDHIYGLPGLLGSRSFQGGESRLTVYGPKGIKEYIHVSLSVSRTHLLYPLEVIEIEEGTVFEDEGFFVEAKELDHALPTFGYRVVEKDKPGVLQVDQLKERGIQPGPVYRQLKLGESVKLEDGTELNGEDFLGHSIPGRVVTILGDTRVCSSAVDLGRSADVLIHEATFNRDQEEMAREYFHSTTKQAAETASDAGAKLLFLTHISSRYAKESWEELEREARDVFPDTYIARDFMEYVIPLKK; translated from the coding sequence TTGGAACTATTATTTTTAGGAACTGGGGCAGGAGTACCCGCTAAACTCCGAAATGTAACCAGTATTGCTTTGAAATTATTAGAAGAACGCGGTGCGGTCTGGCTTTTTGATTGTGGGGAAGCAACGCAGCATCAAATTTTACATACTAGCTTGAAACCAAGAAGAATAGAGAAGATTTTCATCACCCACTTACACGGGGATCATATTTATGGGTTGCCAGGATTATTAGGCAGCCGCTCCTTTCAAGGTGGAGAGTCCCGGCTTACGGTGTATGGACCCAAGGGAATCAAGGAGTATATCCACGTGTCTCTATCAGTCAGCCGGACGCATCTACTATATCCCCTTGAAGTGATCGAGATCGAAGAAGGGACCGTCTTTGAAGATGAAGGATTTTTCGTAGAGGCGAAGGAGCTGGATCATGCCTTGCCTACCTTCGGATACCGTGTGGTTGAAAAAGATAAACCGGGTGTTCTTCAAGTTGATCAATTAAAGGAAAGAGGTATTCAACCTGGACCCGTCTACAGGCAATTGAAATTGGGTGAATCCGTAAAGCTGGAAGACGGCACTGAACTTAATGGAGAGGACTTTCTTGGACATTCGATTCCAGGACGGGTTGTCACGATTCTTGGAGACACCAGGGTTTGTTCGAGTGCTGTCGATTTAGGAAGGTCAGCAGATGTACTCATTCATGAAGCGACCTTCAATCGTGATCAGGAGGAAATGGCCCGTGAGTATTTCCATTCGACGACAAAGCAAGCAGCAGAGACAGCTTCAGATGCAGGGGCTAAATTGCTGTTTTTAACCCATATTTCCTCTCGATATGCAAAAGAGTCATGGGAAGAGTTGGAGAGGGAAGCAAGGGACGTGTTTCCCGATACGTATATAGCCAGGGATTTTATGGAATATGTCATACCTTTAAAGAAGTAG
- a CDS encoding histidine phosphatase family protein: MKTIYIVRHAKAEGQPFHAPLTETGENQANQLAAFLKKRTIQAIYSSPFVRAIETIAPFASQSGLTIKEDERLGERILSDQDLPDWMEKLKDSFEDFSLALPGGESNDQATERARSFIEDVLEKEEDHVVCVSHGNLTTLLLRLFDEKYGYDELFALSNPDVYVVKVEEDGAIVQRIWE; the protein is encoded by the coding sequence ATGAAGACGATTTATATCGTACGTCACGCGAAAGCGGAAGGGCAGCCGTTTCATGCGCCTTTAACGGAAACAGGGGAAAATCAAGCGAACCAACTGGCTGCTTTTTTAAAAAAACGAACCATTCAAGCGATTTATTCCAGTCCTTTTGTGAGAGCCATTGAAACAATCGCTCCCTTTGCAAGTCAGTCGGGACTAACCATAAAGGAAGATGAACGTTTAGGAGAAAGAATATTAAGTGATCAGGATCTTCCTGATTGGATGGAAAAATTAAAAGACAGTTTTGAGGATTTTTCCCTTGCGTTACCAGGCGGAGAGTCGAATGATCAGGCAACGGAGAGAGCAAGGTCATTTATAGAAGACGTTTTAGAAAAAGAAGAAGATCATGTTGTTTGCGTGAGTCATGGAAACTTAACCACGCTGCTTTTGAGGTTGTTTGATGAGAAATACGGATATGATGAGCTGTTCGCCCTTTCCAATCCTGATGTGTATGTAGTAAAAGTCGAAGAAGACGGGGCAATTGTTCAACGGATCTGGGAGTAA
- a CDS encoding ATP-binding protein, with protein sequence MTRLVIMTVGKTHSGKTTFAKSLEEQLLNSVVIDQDNHAEFINTFYRSLLPMEGPNALKYAISQTIVDYAMNETSHHLILCNSNLSRSGRLKLLEHFNQKGLITILVHLDIAERVLQARVANSERSTTIFRNATTFEEVLNRQQTDCYFKDVAAPVEGEADHLFVITHSDEVQNVIGKIINVSYSI encoded by the coding sequence ATGACAAGATTAGTCATCATGACCGTCGGTAAAACCCATAGCGGAAAAACAACCTTTGCCAAGAGTCTGGAAGAACAATTGTTGAATTCCGTTGTAATCGACCAGGATAATCATGCTGAATTCATCAACACCTTTTATAGGAGCCTGCTTCCAATGGAAGGACCAAATGCGCTCAAATATGCCATCAGTCAAACGATTGTGGATTATGCCATGAATGAGACATCACACCATCTCATTCTTTGTAATTCGAATCTGAGCCGCAGTGGACGGTTGAAGCTGTTGGAGCATTTCAATCAGAAGGGATTGATTACGATCCTCGTCCATTTGGATATCGCCGAACGGGTTCTTCAAGCCAGAGTAGCAAACAGTGAGCGGAGTACAACCATCTTCAGGAACGCTACTACTTTTGAAGAAGTGCTGAACCGTCAGCAGACTGACTGTTACTTCAAGGATGTAGCGGCACCTGTTGAAGGGGAAGCCGATCATTTATTTGTCATCACACATTCGGATGAAGTCCAGAATGTCATTGGGAAGATTATTAATGTTTCTTATAGTATATGA
- a CDS encoding SDR family oxidoreductase, whose protein sequence is MNSRIKGKTIVITGASGGIGEQMAIKVVENGGNLALIARRVHLLEALKERLITEYNCKVEVYPLNVTDYDEIPRTFQAILKDFGPIHALINNAGYGIFQEAHETSFQDVKGMMDVNVLGLMACTGEVLPYMREQGSGHIINIASQAGKFASPKSSAYSASKHAVLGYTNSLRLEAKRYGVKVTAVNPGPIATDFFSIADESGTYVKNVEKFMLDPAYVAQKVVEALFTNRREINLPRWMNMGSVIYQLFPSFVEKVGNNLFFKK, encoded by the coding sequence ATGAACAGTAGAATAAAAGGAAAAACCATTGTGATTACCGGTGCCTCTGGAGGAATCGGAGAACAAATGGCCATCAAAGTTGTAGAAAACGGCGGAAATCTTGCCTTGATTGCACGCCGTGTCCATTTGCTTGAAGCATTAAAAGAGAGGCTTATAACCGAATACAATTGTAAGGTGGAAGTGTATCCGTTAAATGTAACGGATTACGACGAAATCCCCCGTACATTCCAGGCCATCCTGAAAGACTTTGGCCCGATCCATGCATTGATCAATAACGCAGGGTATGGAATATTCCAGGAAGCACATGAAACATCATTTCAGGATGTGAAGGGAATGATGGACGTGAATGTTCTTGGACTCATGGCATGTACGGGAGAAGTCCTTCCCTATATGCGTGAACAAGGTTCTGGTCATATCATTAACATTGCCTCTCAGGCAGGTAAGTTCGCTTCACCAAAGTCGAGTGCGTACTCTGCCTCTAAGCATGCTGTGTTAGGATATACAAATAGCCTGAGATTGGAAGCCAAAAGATACGGGGTAAAGGTGACAGCGGTTAATCCTGGGCCGATTGCCACAGATTTTTTCTCCATTGCCGATGAATCCGGGACGTATGTGAAGAATGTAGAAAAGTTTATGCTTGATCCTGCATACGTCGCTCAAAAAGTCGTGGAAGCCCTTTTTACCAATAGGAGGGAAATCAATTTGCCACGATGGATGAATATGGGGAGCGTCATTTATCAACTATTCCCATCTTTTGTCGAAAAAGTAGGAAATAACCTTTTCTTCAAAAAATAG
- a CDS encoding MBL fold metallo-hydrolase has protein sequence MTTLVNNIAKITLSTPFAVGDVNVYLVKGDALTLVDAGPLTESAWVQLTEQLSLLGYTPQDIDQIVLTHHHPDHAGLLDRFSPSVKIFGHKYNKFWLHRDDYFHEVYDRFFLQLGIESGLPQEYLQSIHKFKSPLKFMGNRKLDNEIREGDAIPGMEDWTIIETLGHAQSHLSFYRERDGVLIAGDHILATISPNPLIEPPFEGETERSKPLLQYNDSLKKLLDIPISLAYTGHGDNIKDVHGLIPRRLGKQDERARGVLEMINGNRLTVFDICKTLFPSVYRKELGLTLSETIGQLDYLESLHYIKKEMDDGIYHYFT, from the coding sequence ATGACAACCTTAGTGAATAATATCGCAAAAATTACGCTGTCCACTCCTTTTGCCGTAGGGGATGTGAATGTTTATTTAGTGAAAGGGGATGCCTTGACCTTAGTGGATGCAGGGCCTCTTACAGAATCGGCCTGGGTACAGCTGACCGAGCAATTGTCCCTTTTGGGGTATACACCTCAAGATATTGATCAAATCGTTTTGACCCATCATCATCCGGATCATGCCGGCTTACTTGATCGGTTCTCTCCCTCTGTTAAAATTTTTGGGCACAAGTATAACAAGTTTTGGCTGCATCGTGATGACTATTTTCATGAAGTGTATGATCGCTTTTTCCTTCAATTGGGGATCGAATCGGGATTACCTCAAGAGTATCTCCAGTCAATTCATAAATTTAAGAGTCCTTTGAAATTTATGGGGAATCGAAAATTAGATAATGAAATAAGAGAAGGGGACGCCATTCCTGGAATGGAAGATTGGACGATCATTGAAACGTTAGGACATGCTCAGAGTCACTTATCCTTTTACCGGGAGAGGGATGGTGTTTTGATAGCCGGAGATCATATACTCGCGACTATTTCCCCTAATCCATTAATTGAACCACCGTTTGAAGGGGAAACCGAGCGTTCAAAGCCATTGCTGCAATACAATGATTCCTTGAAAAAGTTATTGGATATTCCCATTTCCCTTGCCTACACAGGTCATGGGGACAATATTAAGGATGTTCACGGGTTAATTCCGAGGCGATTAGGGAAACAGGATGAAAGAGCACGGGGTGTTCTGGAAATGATCAATGGTAACCGGCTGACCGTATTCGACATATGTAAGACATTATTCCCTTCCGTATATCGAAAAGAACTTGGTCTGACACTATCTGAAACAATCGGACAATTAGACTACCTGGAATCCCTTCACTACATAAAGAAAGAAATGGATGATGGAATCTATCATTATTTTACCTAG
- a CDS encoding GNAT family N-acetyltransferase, whose protein sequence is MKEITFEHIYNPGHEIGENDLYKHIHFPEMLTRYDSNFLEFKKHPTLAEFKEAAHFLREFHQSKGQKHVKFYFPQDTKLTEELMDYFTREGYESGFNELYSIETGQFPSIDDNSDIEVKAVTDSELDAYLAFQYSQDLEYGEAFANQKVDMHKRNFQNPRLMHLLAFYKGTPAGSVDVIIEDHTAEIDGLMVHESFQKKGIGARLQQFVMKQFPDKTVILVADGEDTPRLMYQKQNYRYLGFRYEVQKVYE, encoded by the coding sequence ATGAAGGAAATCACATTTGAGCATATCTATAATCCAGGACATGAAATAGGAGAGAATGATCTCTATAAACATATTCATTTTCCAGAAATGTTAACAAGGTATGATAGTAATTTTCTTGAATTCAAAAAACATCCAACGTTGGCTGAATTTAAAGAGGCTGCTCACTTTTTAAGAGAATTTCATCAATCAAAGGGGCAAAAGCATGTGAAATTTTATTTTCCCCAGGATACAAAACTAACAGAGGAATTAATGGATTATTTTACACGTGAAGGATATGAATCAGGATTTAATGAACTATACAGTATAGAAACTGGTCAATTTCCTTCTATAGACGATAATTCTGATATTGAAGTGAAAGCGGTGACCGACAGTGAATTGGATGCGTACCTGGCATTTCAATATAGTCAGGATTTAGAGTATGGTGAAGCCTTTGCAAATCAAAAGGTCGACATGCATAAGAGGAATTTCCAAAATCCCCGTTTGATGCATCTCCTCGCTTTCTATAAGGGGACCCCGGCAGGATCCGTGGATGTGATCATTGAAGATCATACAGCAGAAATCGATGGACTGATGGTTCATGAATCGTTTCAAAAAAAGGGGATAGGTGCAAGGCTTCAACAATTTGTGATGAAGCAATTCCCTGATAAGACCGTGATATTGGTAGCGGATGGGGAAGATACACCGAGATTGATGTATCAAAAACAAAACTACCGTTATTTAGGGTTCAGGTATGAGGTCCAAAAAGTGTATGAATAG